The proteins below are encoded in one region of Takifugu rubripes chromosome 1, fTakRub1.2, whole genome shotgun sequence:
- the LOC101073200 gene encoding olfactory receptor 52D1 — protein MMENVSAVTLLTLSGLDFKLEYRIVLFLLTLLCLYGTIGFYPKFLLDLLSSPVISYAGCMLQGYVIHSSTCGDFSILALMAFDRYVAICRPLVYHSVMTRPRVSLLVFLSWFIPLHCMFMNSATLLGVKLCSSHINKVYCVNWMIVTIACSPPKVNSFIGYFNILLYFGHFVFIIWSYMYMIRSCLSSKEDQHKFMQTCLPHLISLIMFGVSVLLDLMYMRFGNVDVSPHFNNFMSIEFLLIPPLVNPLIYGFKLTHIRNRIVSVMHMKRKVALQSKK, from the exons ATGATGGAAAATGTCTCAGCGGTCACTTTGCTCACACTTTCCGGTTTAGATTTTAAACTGGAGTATCGCattgtcctcttcctgctgaCGCTGCTCTG TTTGTATGGGACAATTGGATTCTATCCCAAattcctgctggacctcctgtCATCTCCTGTGATTTCTTACGCCGGCTGCATGCTCCAGGGTTATGTGATCCACTCATCAACCTGCGGAGATTTTTCCATCTTGGCTCTGATGGCGTTTGACAGATACGTGGCCATATGTCGTCCTCTTGTGTACCACTCAGTCATGACCAGGCCGCGAGTCTCCCTCCTCGTGTTTCTGTCCTGGTTTATCCCTCTTCACTGCATGTTCATGAACTCAGCAACCTTATTAGGAGTGAAGCTGTGCAGCTCacacattaacaaggtttactGTGTAAACTGGATGATTGTAACTATTGCTTGCTCACCTCCCAAAGTCAACAGTTTTATTGGGTATTTTAATATTCTCCTCTATTTTGGCCATTTTGTGTTCATTATTTGGTCCTACATGTACATGATTAGATCATGCCTGTCTTCTAAAGAGGACCAGCACAAGTTTATGCAGACGTGTTTGCCGCATTTAATCTCTCTCATCATGTTCGGTGTCTCGGTCCTTTTGGATTTAATGTATATGAGATTTGGGAATGTTGATGTATCTCCACACTTCAACAACTTCATGTCAATTGAGTTCCTGCTGATTCCTCCGCTTGTGAACCCCCTCATATATGGGTTCAAACTCACGCATATCCGCAATAGAATAGTGAGTGTCATGCATATGAAAAGAAAGGTGGCCCTTCAAAGCAAAAAGTGA